A window of Halobellus sp. LT62 contains these coding sequences:
- a CDS encoding ATP-binding protein has protein sequence MSLEDGAHKDLLEDDYEQYRAIADQARENDDPSKAAKYYRECADVLRQIATLESSDRLSTERENLADNLEQAAAALDQHGSVDSVESDEEATSTSKTGSGGDDRSGSGGGSHRASESDADDDDAPDPDEYLQAPPEMDFDDVGGMTELKESLKDKVIDPLNRPELYREYDLGVVNGVLLYGPPGTGKTYITQALAGRLGYNFIEARAADLTSSLVGESAGNVAELFEVARANQPCLLFIDEIDAIAAQRSGGAQKTMSESQMITQFLTEMSEIKGEEVVVVAATNRPDDIDGAAWRRFDERIEVPPPDPTARAAVLRVHLRNRPVLTESIDWDEIKALTEGYSSSDLEIIAANAARKALKESRDVDEIRRISQEHLESAIDETASSLENWNG, from the coding sequence ATGTCACTCGAAGACGGGGCCCACAAGGACCTCCTCGAAGACGACTACGAGCAGTATCGCGCGATCGCGGACCAAGCCCGCGAGAACGACGACCCGTCGAAGGCCGCGAAATACTACCGCGAGTGTGCCGACGTCCTGCGACAGATCGCGACGCTCGAATCGAGCGACCGTCTCAGCACGGAGCGTGAGAACCTCGCGGACAACCTCGAACAGGCGGCCGCGGCACTGGACCAACACGGCAGCGTCGACAGTGTAGAATCGGACGAGGAAGCGACGAGCACCAGCAAAACGGGCTCTGGAGGGGACGATCGAAGCGGGTCCGGAGGCGGATCCCATCGCGCTTCCGAGTCGGATGCTGACGACGACGACGCCCCCGATCCCGACGAGTACCTGCAGGCACCCCCCGAGATGGATTTCGACGACGTCGGGGGGATGACCGAGCTGAAAGAGTCGCTCAAGGACAAGGTGATCGACCCGCTCAACCGGCCGGAACTGTATCGAGAGTACGACCTCGGCGTGGTGAACGGAGTCCTGCTTTACGGACCGCCCGGGACCGGAAAAACGTACATCACGCAGGCGCTTGCGGGGCGGCTCGGCTACAATTTCATCGAGGCGCGCGCGGCCGATCTCACGAGTTCATTAGTCGGGGAATCCGCCGGCAACGTGGCCGAACTGTTCGAGGTCGCACGGGCGAACCAGCCGTGCCTGCTGTTCATCGACGAGATCGACGCCATCGCGGCCCAGCGCAGCGGCGGTGCGCAAAAAACGATGAGCGAGAGCCAGATGATCACGCAGTTCCTCACGGAGATGTCCGAGATCAAGGGCGAGGAGGTTGTCGTCGTTGCTGCGACGAACCGTCCCGACGACATCGACGGGGCCGCGTGGCGGCGGTTCGACGAGCGGATCGAAGTCCCGCCGCCGGACCCGACGGCCCGCGCCGCGGTCCTCCGCGTTCACCTCCGGAATCGCCCGGTGCTCACCGAGTCTATCGACTGGGATGAAATCAAAGCGCTCACTGAGGGGTACTCCTCGAGCGATCTCGAGATCATCGCCGCGAACGCAGCGCGGAAAGCGCTCAAAGAGTCGCGGGACGTCGACGAGATCCGTCGGATTTCACAGGAA